Proteins from a single region of Caloramator sp. E03:
- a CDS encoding sugar ABC transporter ATP-binding protein has protein sequence MKLNLTLKKIQLQSQYKDEVTKRMKPFLELKGISKVFPGVRALNNVDFDIFPGEVHGLVGENGAGKSTLIKILTGAYKNDAGKIFIEGREVIINGPRDAMEYGITAIYQELNIIKGLTVAENVFLGREIKQNGNKGLLDIKEMRRKSYELLKELGQDIDTKQDVASLGIGQQQMVEIAKALSIKTKLLIMDEPTSSLTGREVKELLRTIRELKSKGIAVIYISHRLEEVMEICDRVTVMRDGMKITTLPIEQVSVEQLIKLMVGRSLEQQFPKIKVKIGEEALRVENLTRKGIFKDVSFNVRKGEIVGIAGLVGAGRTEVARAIFGADEIDSGEIYIENKKVNIKSPRDAMNFGIAFLTEDRKGQGLILDNTIDFNTHIASYDKTSKGMLLNLKYLKEITRENIKKLNINPPIENFVTRQLSGGNQQKVVIAKWLNTKAKIYIVDEPTRGIDVGAKVEVYNILNQLIQEGAAVIMISSELPEILGMSDRIYVMHEGRITAEIDRAHATQENIMLAATGGN, from the coding sequence TTGAAGTTGAATCTTACATTAAAAAAGATTCAGCTTCAGTCACAATATAAAGATGAGGTGACAAAAAGAATGAAGCCATTTTTAGAACTAAAAGGTATCTCTAAGGTATTTCCTGGTGTTAGAGCACTTAACAATGTTGATTTTGATATATTTCCTGGTGAAGTCCATGGATTGGTAGGGGAGAATGGAGCAGGGAAGTCTACTCTTATAAAAATATTAACTGGAGCCTATAAAAATGATGCTGGGAAAATATTTATTGAAGGTAGAGAAGTCATAATCAATGGTCCTAGAGATGCTATGGAATATGGTATAACAGCAATATATCAGGAACTCAATATTATAAAAGGTCTTACGGTTGCAGAAAATGTATTTTTGGGAAGAGAAATAAAACAAAACGGTAATAAGGGCCTCCTTGATATAAAGGAAATGAGAAGAAAATCTTATGAACTTTTAAAAGAACTTGGACAAGATATCGATACTAAACAAGATGTGGCTTCTCTTGGTATAGGACAACAACAGATGGTTGAAATTGCTAAAGCATTAAGTATAAAGACAAAGCTATTAATAATGGATGAGCCAACATCAAGTCTTACAGGAAGAGAGGTTAAAGAACTTTTAAGAACGATTAGGGAGTTAAAAAGTAAAGGAATTGCGGTTATTTATATATCGCATAGACTCGAAGAAGTCATGGAGATATGTGACAGAGTTACTGTAATGAGAGATGGTATGAAGATTACAACTCTACCAATAGAACAAGTTTCTGTTGAACAATTGATTAAGCTTATGGTAGGTAGAAGCTTAGAACAACAATTCCCAAAGATAAAGGTAAAGATAGGTGAAGAGGCTCTTAGAGTTGAAAATTTGACAAGAAAAGGAATATTTAAGGATGTAAGTTTTAATGTTAGAAAAGGTGAAATAGTAGGAATAGCTGGACTTGTTGGAGCAGGAAGGACTGAAGTTGCAAGGGCAATTTTTGGAGCGGATGAGATAGATTCAGGTGAAATTTACATTGAAAATAAAAAAGTTAATATAAAATCTCCAAGAGATGCAATGAATTTTGGCATAGCATTTTTAACAGAGGATAGAAAGGGACAGGGATTAATTTTAGATAATACTATAGATTTTAATACGCATATTGCATCATACGATAAAACATCAAAAGGGATGCTACTAAATTTAAAGTATCTTAAAGAAATCACACGTGAGAATATCAAAAAATTAAATATTAATCCACCGATTGAAAATTTTGTAACAAGGCAGTTAAGTGGTGGAAATCAACAGAAGGTAGTAATTGCAAAATGGCTTAATACAAAAGCAAAGATATACATTGTTGATGAGCCAACAAGAGGTATTGATGTTGGTGCAAAAGTTGAGGTTTACAATATTCTAAATCAACTTATACAAGAGGGGGCTGCAGTAATTATGATTTCTTCAGAATTACCAGAAATACTTGGTATGAGTGATAGAATATATGTAATGCATGAAGGGAGAATTACTGCAGAAATAGATAGGGCCCACGCTACTCAGGAAAATATAATGCTTGCAGCGACAGGAGGTAATTAA
- a CDS encoding ABC transporter permease produces the protein MSNIGFENIKAERFQSVDKKSIKNYISKFGSLLGLLILCIILTFASSHFLTLKNIMNIARQSAINSLISVGMLLTILTAGIDLSVGSVLALSTCIMGVSVVKWGINPIFAMFICLIVGAFLGFLNGVMLTKMRLPHPFISTLGMKNIARGLALIITAASPISGFPKAIQYIGAGYIGPVPVSFILVVVIFVIFSIFLNRTAQGRYIYAVGGNLEASKLSGINVDKTLILVYTICGFMAAVGGLVLTGRVNAAFPLAGLDYDLDAIAACIIGGASFMGGSGTVWGTLIGAMIMAVLRNGLNLLGVSADLQTVAIGVVIIGAVYVDVLRRQAEKKAKTQAL, from the coding sequence ATGAGTAATATAGGATTTGAAAATATAAAAGCTGAAAGATTTCAATCTGTTGATAAAAAATCAATTAAAAATTATATTTCAAAATTTGGATCATTACTTGGACTTTTGATTTTGTGCATTATATTAACATTTGCATCCTCTCATTTCTTGACACTTAAAAACATAATGAATATTGCAAGGCAATCTGCTATTAACAGTTTAATTTCAGTTGGTATGCTTTTGACTATATTAACTGCAGGTATAGATCTTTCGGTTGGTTCAGTACTTGCTTTATCTACTTGTATTATGGGTGTATCAGTTGTTAAATGGGGTATTAATCCTATTTTTGCAATGTTTATATGTCTTATAGTAGGAGCTTTTTTGGGATTTTTAAATGGTGTTATGCTTACAAAGATGAGATTACCTCATCCTTTTATATCAACACTTGGTATGAAAAATATTGCAAGAGGGCTTGCTCTGATTATCACAGCAGCTTCACCAATATCTGGTTTCCCAAAGGCAATACAATATATAGGTGCAGGCTATATAGGTCCAGTACCAGTGAGTTTTATTCTTGTTGTTGTTATTTTTGTAATATTTTCAATATTCTTAAACAGGACAGCTCAAGGAAGATACATATATGCAGTTGGTGGTAATCTAGAGGCCTCAAAGCTTTCTGGTATAAATGTAGATAAAACTCTTATACTTGTTTATACAATCTGTGGATTTATGGCTGCTGTTGGAGGACTTGTATTGACTGGAAGAGTTAATGCAGCATTTCCACTTGCAGGTCTTGATTACGATCTTGATGCAATTGCAGCATGTATAATTGGTGGTGCTTCTTTTATGGGAGGCTCAGGAACTGTATGGGGTACATTGATAGGCGCTATGATTATGGCTGTTTTAAGAAATGGTTTAAACCTTCTTGGAGTATCAGCTGATCTTCAGACTGTTGCAATAGGTGTTGTTATAATTGGTGCTGTTTATGTAGATGTATTAAGACGTCAAGCAGAAAAGAAGGCTAAGACACAGGCTCTATAA
- a CDS encoding LacI family DNA-binding transcriptional regulator translates to MAVTIKDIAKILNVSFATVSKALSDRDDISEEMKAKVRKVAEELNYKPNYIARGLVKNETKTIGLIIPDITNPFYSEIAMAIEETVNKEGYSVFLCNSNWKNSSENDYINLLISKKVDGIIIAPIGEGNLRLESVDIPIVIVGTKKEYNNQNYVVIDDEKGGYLAVKHLIKQNCKKIMFIGGKENVQSNKQRLEGYKRALIENNFEIDEKYIRNGDFKQESGYLIMKKVFNEGIIPDGVFAGNDLLALGVMRAALEFGLRIPDEIKIVGFDDIPFARLPEISLTTILQPKYKMGQYAASMLLSKIKNPEIKYENIILKPKLIKRNTG, encoded by the coding sequence ATGGCAGTTACAATTAAAGATATTGCAAAAATATTAAATGTATCATTTGCAACAGTTTCAAAAGCATTAAGTGACAGGGATGATATAAGTGAAGAGATGAAAGCAAAAGTAAGGAAGGTTGCAGAAGAGTTAAATTATAAACCTAACTATATTGCAAGAGGGCTTGTAAAAAATGAAACAAAAACAATTGGACTTATTATTCCAGATATTACAAATCCTTTTTATTCTGAGATTGCAATGGCAATAGAAGAAACGGTTAATAAAGAAGGCTATAGTGTTTTCCTATGTAATTCCAATTGGAAAAACAGCAGCGAAAATGATTATATAAACCTATTAATAAGTAAAAAAGTTGATGGAATAATAATTGCACCTATTGGTGAAGGAAATTTGAGGTTAGAAAGTGTAGATATTCCAATTGTAATTGTTGGAACAAAAAAAGAGTATAATAATCAAAACTATGTTGTTATTGATGATGAAAAGGGAGGATATTTAGCTGTAAAACATTTAATAAAACAAAACTGTAAGAAGATAATGTTTATTGGAGGAAAAGAAAATGTTCAGTCTAACAAACAAAGATTAGAAGGATATAAAAGGGCGTTAATTGAAAATAATTTTGAAATTGATGAAAAGTATATAAGAAATGGTGATTTTAAACAGGAAAGTGGATACCTTATAATGAAAAAAGTCTTTAATGAAGGGATAATACCAGATGGTGTTTTTGCAGGCAATGACTTACTTGCTCTTGGAGTTATGCGTGCAGCTCTAGAGTTTGGTTTAAGGATACCAGATGAGATAAAAATTGTAGGTTTTGATGATATTCCTTTTGCAAGATTGCCTGAAATATCACTAACTACAATACTACAGCCTAAATATAAGATGGGACAGTATGCAGCAAGTATGCTTTTATCTAAAATAAAGAATCCAGAGATTAAGTATGAAAATATTATATTAAAACCTAAGTTAATAAAAAGAAATACCGGATAA